Proteins encoded within one genomic window of Chroicocephalus ridibundus chromosome 7, bChrRid1.1, whole genome shotgun sequence:
- the PSMD14 gene encoding 26S proteasome non-ATPase regulatory subunit 14 yields the protein MDRLLRLGGGMPGLGQGPPTDAPAVDTAEQVYISSLALLKMLKHGRAGVPMEVMGLMLGEFVDDYTVRVIDVFAMPQSGTGVSVEAVDPVFQAKMLDMLKQTGRPEMVVGWYHSHPGFGCWLSGVDINTQQSFEALSERAVAVVVDPIQSVKGKVVIDAFRLINANMMVLGHEPRQTTSNLGHLNKPSIQALIHGLNRHYYSITINYRKNELEQKMLLNLHKKSWMEGLTLQDYSEHCKLNETVVKEMLELAKNYNKAVEEEDKMTPEQLAIKNVGKQDPKRHLEEHVDVLMTSNIVQCLAAMLDTVVFK from the exons GGGCCACCAACAGATGCTCCTGCGGTCGATACAGCGGAACAGGTTTATATCTCTTCCCTTGCACTGCTGAAA ATGTTGAAGCATGGTCGTGCTGGTGTCCCTATGGAAGTTATGGGTTTAATGCTCGGGGAATTTGTTGATGATTACACTGTGAGAGTGATTGATGTTTTTGCAATGCCACAGTCGGGAACG GGTGTCAGTGTGGAGGCAGTTGATCCTGTATTTCAAGCAAAAATGTTGGATATGCTGAAACAGACGGGAAG ACCTGAGATGGTAGTTGGTTGGTATCATAGTCACCCTGGCTTTGGCTGTTGGTTGTCTGGTGTAGATATCAATACTCAGCAGAGCTTTGAAGCCTTATCAGAAAGAGCTGTTGCTGTGGTGGTGGATCCCATTCAGAGTGTAAAAGGAAAG GTTGTTATTGATGCCTTCAGATTGATCAATGCTAATATGATGGTCTTGGGACATGAACCAAGACAAACAACTTCAAATCTGGGTCACTTAAACAAGCCATCTATCCAG GCACTAATTCATGGACTAAACAGACATTACTATTCCATCACCATCAACTACAGGAAGAATGAACTAGAACAGAAG atgttACTAAATTTGCACAAGAAGAGTTGGATGGAAGGTTTGACACTTCAGGACTACAGTGAACACTGCAAACTCAATGAAACAGTAGTGAAGGAGATGTTAGAATTAGCTAAGAATTATAACAAG GCTGTTGAAGAAGAAGATAAGATGACACCTGAACAGCTGGCAATAAAAAATGTTGGCAAGCAG GACCCCAAACGTCATTTAGAAGAGCATGTGGATGTGCTGATGACCTCAAACATTGTCCAGTGTTTAGCTGCTATGTTGGATACAGTTGTATTTAAATAA
- the TBR1 gene encoding T-box brain protein 1 isoform X2 encodes MQLEHCLSPSIMLSKKFLNVSSSYPHAGGSELALHDHPIISTTDNLERSSPLKKITRGMTNQSDTDNFPDSKDTPGDVQRNKLSPVLDGVSELRHSFDGSAADRYLLSQSSQPQSAASAPSTMFPYPSQHGPAHPAFSIASPSRYMAHHPVITNGAYNSLLSNSSPQGYPTAGYPYPQQYGHSYQGAPFYQFSSTQPGLVPGKAQVYLCNRPLWLKFHRHQTEMIITKQGRRMFPFLSFNISGLDPTAHYNIFVDVILADPNHWRFQGGKWVPCGKADTNVQGNRVYMHPDSPNTGAHWMRQEISFGKLKLTNNKGASNNNGQMVVLQSLHKYQPRLHVVEVNEDGTEDTNQPGRVQTFTFPETQFIAVTAYQNTDITQLKIDHNPFAKGFRDNYDTIYTGCDMDRLTPSPNDSPRSQIVPGARYAMAGSFLQDQFQAEDPGAPSPQRWFVAPANNRLDFAASAYDTATDFAGNAATLLSYAAAGVKALPLQAAGCAGRPLGYYADPSGWGARSPPQYCSKSGSVLSCWPNSAAAARMAAGNPYLGEEAESLAPERSPLPGAEDSKPKDLSDSSWIETPSSIKSIDSTDSGIYEQAKRRRISPSDTPVSESSSPLKSEVLTQRDCEKTCAKDIGYYGFYSHS; translated from the exons ATGCAGCTGGAGCATTGTCTCTCTCCCTCTATCATGCTCTCCAAGAAATTTCTCAATGTGAGCAGCAGTTACCCACATGCAGGCGGATCTGAGCTTGCCTTGCATGATCATCCCATTATCTCGACCACTGACAACCTGGAGAGAAGttcacctttgaaaaaaattaccaggGGGATGACGAATCAGTCAGATACAGACAATTTTCCTGACTCCAAGGACACACCAGGGGACGTCCAGAGAAATAAACTCTCTCCCGTCTTGGACGGGGTCTCTGAGCTTCGTCACAGTTTCGATGGATCTGCTGCAGATCGCTATCTGCTCTCTCAGTCCAGCCAGCCCCagtctgctgcctctgctcctagTACCATGTTCCCTTACCCCAGCCAGCATGGACCTGCTCACCCAGCCTTCTCCATCGCCAGCCCCAGCCGCTACATGGCTCACCATCCTGTGATCACCAACGGAGCTTATAACAGCCTCCTGTCCAACTCTTCTCCACAAGGCTACCCCACGGCGGGCTACCCGTACCCCCAGCAGTATGGCCATTCCTACCAAGGGGCACCTTTCTACCAGTTCTCCTCCACCCAGCCGGGGCTAGTTCCCGGCAAGGCTCAGGTCTACCTGTGCAACAGGCCACTCTGGCTGAAATTTCACCGGCACCAGACGGAGATGATCATCACGAAGCAGGGGAG gcgCATGTTCCCTTTCCTAAGTTTTAATATTTCTGGTCTCGACCCCACGGCTCACTACAATATTTTTGTGGATGTAATTTTGGCGGATCCCAACCACTGGAGATTTCAGGGAGGCAAATGGGTTCCTTGCGGCAAGGCGGACACCAATGTACAAG GAAACCGGGTGTACATGCACCCCGACTCCCCCAACACGGGAGCCCACTGGATGCGCCAGGAAATCTCCTTTGGGAAACTAAAACTCACAAACAATAAAGGAGCATCAAACAACAACGGGCAG ATGGTGGTTCTGCAGTCCCTCCACAAGTACCAGCCCCGCTTGCATGTGGTGGAGGTGAACGAAGACGGGACGGAGGACACCAATCAGCCGGGCAGAGTGCAGACCTTCACCTTCCCCGAGACCCAGTTCATAGCGGTCACCGCCTACCAGAACACCGAT ATCACACAGCTGAAAATAGACCACAACCCTTTCGCAAAAGGCTTCCGAGACAATTATGACAC GATCTACACGGGCTGCGACATGGACCGGCTGACGCCTTCCCCCAACGACTCGCCCCGCTCGCAGATCGTGCCCGGGGCCCGCTACGCCATGGCCGGCTCCTTCCTCCAGGACCAGTTC CAAGCCGAGGACCCGGGGGCCCCCTCGCCGCAGCGCTGGTTCGTCGCCCCCGCCAACAACCGCCTCGACTTCGCCGCCTCCGCCTACGACACGGCCACCGACTTCGCCGGCAACGCGGCCACCCTGCTCTCCTACGCGGCCGCCGGCGTCAAGGCGCTGCCGCTGCAGGCGGCCGGCTGCGCCGGGCGGCCGCTGGGCTACTACGCCGACCCCTCGGGCTGgggggcccgcagccccccgcagtACTGTAGCAAGTCGGGCTCCGTCCTCTCCTGCTGGCCCAacagcgcggcggcggcccgcaTGGCCGCCGGCAACCCCTACCTGGGGGAGGAGGCGGAGAGCCTGGCCCCCGAGCGGTCCCCCTTGCCGGGCGCCGAGGACTCCAAGCCCAAAGATTTGTCCGACTCCAGCTGGATCGAGACGCCCTCGTCCATTAAGTCCATCGACTCCACCGATTCTGGGATTTACGAGCAGGCTAAAAGGAGGCGGATCTCCCCTTCGGACACCCCGGTGTCCGAGAGCTCCTCGCCCCTCAAGAGCGAGGTGCTCACCCAGCGGGACTGCGAAAAGACCTGCGCCAAGGACATCGGCTACTACGGCTTCTACTCGCACAGCTAG
- the TBR1 gene encoding T-box brain protein 1 isoform X1, whose protein sequence is MQLEHCLSPSIMLSKKFLNVSSSYPHAGGSELALHDHPIISTTDNLERSSPLKKITRGMTNQSDTDNFPDSKDTPGDVQRNKLSPVLDGVSELRHSFDGSAADRYLLSQSSQPQSAASAPSTMFPYPSQHGPAHPAFSIASPSRYMAHHPVITNGAYNSLLSNSSPQGYPTAGYPYPQQYGHSYQGAPFYQFSSTQPGLVPGKAQVYLCNRPLWLKFHRHQTEMIITKQGRRMFPFLSFNISGLDPTAHYNIFVDVILADPNHWRFQGGKWVPCGKADTNVQGNRVYMHPDSPNTGAHWMRQEISFGKLKLTNNKGASNNNGQMVVLQSLHKYQPRLHVVEVNEDGTEDTNQPGRVQTFTFPETQFIAVTAYQNTDITQLKIDHNPFAKGFRDNYDTIYTGCDMDRLTPSPNDSPRSQIVPGARYAMAGSFLQDQFVSNYAKSRFHPGAGAGPGPGADRSVPHTNGLLSPQQAEDPGAPSPQRWFVAPANNRLDFAASAYDTATDFAGNAATLLSYAAAGVKALPLQAAGCAGRPLGYYADPSGWGARSPPQYCSKSGSVLSCWPNSAAAARMAAGNPYLGEEAESLAPERSPLPGAEDSKPKDLSDSSWIETPSSIKSIDSTDSGIYEQAKRRRISPSDTPVSESSSPLKSEVLTQRDCEKTCAKDIGYYGFYSHS, encoded by the exons ATGCAGCTGGAGCATTGTCTCTCTCCCTCTATCATGCTCTCCAAGAAATTTCTCAATGTGAGCAGCAGTTACCCACATGCAGGCGGATCTGAGCTTGCCTTGCATGATCATCCCATTATCTCGACCACTGACAACCTGGAGAGAAGttcacctttgaaaaaaattaccaggGGGATGACGAATCAGTCAGATACAGACAATTTTCCTGACTCCAAGGACACACCAGGGGACGTCCAGAGAAATAAACTCTCTCCCGTCTTGGACGGGGTCTCTGAGCTTCGTCACAGTTTCGATGGATCTGCTGCAGATCGCTATCTGCTCTCTCAGTCCAGCCAGCCCCagtctgctgcctctgctcctagTACCATGTTCCCTTACCCCAGCCAGCATGGACCTGCTCACCCAGCCTTCTCCATCGCCAGCCCCAGCCGCTACATGGCTCACCATCCTGTGATCACCAACGGAGCTTATAACAGCCTCCTGTCCAACTCTTCTCCACAAGGCTACCCCACGGCGGGCTACCCGTACCCCCAGCAGTATGGCCATTCCTACCAAGGGGCACCTTTCTACCAGTTCTCCTCCACCCAGCCGGGGCTAGTTCCCGGCAAGGCTCAGGTCTACCTGTGCAACAGGCCACTCTGGCTGAAATTTCACCGGCACCAGACGGAGATGATCATCACGAAGCAGGGGAG gcgCATGTTCCCTTTCCTAAGTTTTAATATTTCTGGTCTCGACCCCACGGCTCACTACAATATTTTTGTGGATGTAATTTTGGCGGATCCCAACCACTGGAGATTTCAGGGAGGCAAATGGGTTCCTTGCGGCAAGGCGGACACCAATGTACAAG GAAACCGGGTGTACATGCACCCCGACTCCCCCAACACGGGAGCCCACTGGATGCGCCAGGAAATCTCCTTTGGGAAACTAAAACTCACAAACAATAAAGGAGCATCAAACAACAACGGGCAG ATGGTGGTTCTGCAGTCCCTCCACAAGTACCAGCCCCGCTTGCATGTGGTGGAGGTGAACGAAGACGGGACGGAGGACACCAATCAGCCGGGCAGAGTGCAGACCTTCACCTTCCCCGAGACCCAGTTCATAGCGGTCACCGCCTACCAGAACACCGAT ATCACACAGCTGAAAATAGACCACAACCCTTTCGCAAAAGGCTTCCGAGACAATTATGACAC GATCTACACGGGCTGCGACATGGACCGGCTGACGCCTTCCCCCAACGACTCGCCCCGCTCGCAGATCGTGCCCGGGGCCCGCTACGCCATGGCCGGCTCCTTCCTCCAGGACCAGTTCGTGAGTAACTACGCCAAGTCCCGCTTCCACCCCGGGGCAGGAGCCGGTCCGGGGCCCGGCGCCGACCGCAGCGTGCCCCACACCAACGGGCTGCTCTCCCCACAGCAAGCCGAGGACCCGGGGGCCCCCTCGCCGCAGCGCTGGTTCGTCGCCCCCGCCAACAACCGCCTCGACTTCGCCGCCTCCGCCTACGACACGGCCACCGACTTCGCCGGCAACGCGGCCACCCTGCTCTCCTACGCGGCCGCCGGCGTCAAGGCGCTGCCGCTGCAGGCGGCCGGCTGCGCCGGGCGGCCGCTGGGCTACTACGCCGACCCCTCGGGCTGgggggcccgcagccccccgcagtACTGTAGCAAGTCGGGCTCCGTCCTCTCCTGCTGGCCCAacagcgcggcggcggcccgcaTGGCCGCCGGCAACCCCTACCTGGGGGAGGAGGCGGAGAGCCTGGCCCCCGAGCGGTCCCCCTTGCCGGGCGCCGAGGACTCCAAGCCCAAAGATTTGTCCGACTCCAGCTGGATCGAGACGCCCTCGTCCATTAAGTCCATCGACTCCACCGATTCTGGGATTTACGAGCAGGCTAAAAGGAGGCGGATCTCCCCTTCGGACACCCCGGTGTCCGAGAGCTCCTCGCCCCTCAAGAGCGAGGTGCTCACCCAGCGGGACTGCGAAAAGACCTGCGCCAAGGACATCGGCTACTACGGCTTCTACTCGCACAGCTAG